Below is a genomic region from Dasania marina DSM 21967.
TGATTTCCTCTATAGGCCGTATTAACCAAACCCATGTGCGTACTGGCCAGCTCAGCGAAGAAGAATGGCCGAAACTGGCATCGGCCATTACCAAGTTAAAAGACAAGCCCTTATTTATTGATGACACCGCAGCACTTACCCCTACTGAAGTCAGAGCTCGCGCCCGACGTTTGGTACGCGAGCACGGCGACCTAGGGATGATTATGATCGATTACCTGCAATTGATGCGGGTAGCGGGTGCCAGTGAGGGTCGTACCGCCGAGATCTCTGAAATTTCACGCTCGTTAAAAAGCATAGCCAAAGAGTTTCAGTGCCCGGTAGTGGCGCTGTCGCAGCTTAACCGCTCGCTGGAGCAGCGCCCCAATAAGCGCCCCATTAACTCTGACTTGCGTGAATCCGGTGCGATAGAGCAAGATGCTGACGTCATTATGTTTATCTACCGCGACGAGGTATATAACGAAGACAGTACCGATAAAGGGATAGGTGAAATCATTATTGGTAAGCAACGTAACGGCCCCATTGGTTATTGCAAGCTGGCCTTTATCGGCCAATACACGCGCTTTGAAAACCTCAGCCATTACGACGATGAAGACGCCTACTAATTTTGTCCTGAGTGCATAGCGGATAAAGCATGCATAAAGAGAGCGCATAGTGAGGTAAGCCCCAGTGAGTGCCCCCGTTTTATTTTCTAAATTAGCCTGCCCACAAGGTGGCGTCATTGCCATCGCGACCCTCAATAACGAAAAAACCTTAAACGCCTTAAGTTTTGAAATGGTTGAGTTGCTGCTCGCGCAATTGCAGCAATGGCAAAACGACGCGCGCGTTAAACTGGTGTTTTTACAGGGTCAGGGCGGCCGAGCTTTTTGTGCCGGCGGTGATGTGCATGCCATGCGGCTATTAGCACTGAAAAATCCTGGCGGCCCCTGTGTCGAAGCAGAAACTTTTTTTGCACAAGAGTACCGACTAGATTACCTGCTGCATAATTACGCTAAACCCATAGTGGTTTGGGGCCATGGCATAGTGATGGGTGGTGGCCTAGGTTTGTTGGCCGGTTGCAGCCATAGGGTAGTGACGGAAAAAACCCGCATCGCCATGCCTGAGGTCACCATAGCCTTATTCCCCGATGTGGGCGGCAGTTATTTTTTACATCGTATGCCCGGTGAGTGTGGCCGTTTCTTAGCCTTAACGGCGGCTTCTATTAATGCTAGCGATGCTCTCTATGCCGGTTTGGCTGATGTCTTTCTCAACCACAGCCAACAAGCGCAAGTGTTAGCAGCTTTGCAGGCACTGGCGTATAGCGGTGATAACCAGGCCGATAGCGCTTTGATTAGTGAGCAGTTACAGCGCTTTGCAGCCTTAGCTATAGACAAACCCGAAGCCAATTTACAGCCACATCAACGTATTATTGACGAACTCTGTGGCGGTGATGATGTGCAACTTATTGTTGAGCGCATCGCTAACATAGTCAGTGACGATCTCTGGTTGCAGCGTGCCCAGCAAGGTTTACGCGGCGGCTCGCCTTTGGCGATTAAATGGATTTTTAAACAGCTACAACGCAGTGCGCAGTTGGATTTAAAAGCGGTGTTTAATGCCGAGCTGGTACTGGTTAGCAATATACTGCGCCACCCTGAATTTGCCGAAGGGGTGAGGGCTTTATTGGTGGATAAAGATAAAA
It encodes:
- a CDS encoding enoyl-CoA hydratase/isomerase family protein → MSAPVLFSKLACPQGGVIAIATLNNEKTLNALSFEMVELLLAQLQQWQNDARVKLVFLQGQGGRAFCAGGDVHAMRLLALKNPGGPCVEAETFFAQEYRLDYLLHNYAKPIVVWGHGIVMGGGLGLLAGCSHRVVTEKTRIAMPEVTIALFPDVGGSYFLHRMPGECGRFLALTAASINASDALYAGLADVFLNHSQQAQVLAALQALAYSGDNQADSALISEQLQRFAALAIDKPEANLQPHQRIIDELCGGDDVQLIVERIANIVSDDLWLQRAQQGLRGGSPLAIKWIFKQLQRSAQLDLKAVFNAELVLVSNILRHPEFAEGVRALLVDKDKTPQWQYATLAEVGDAVVDRFFVPPWPVNPLADL